DNA sequence from the Candidatus Neomarinimicrobiota bacterium genome:
GAGATCCATGGGCATCCTGATTGATTCAAATATAATAATTGATTGTGAACGGAATAAACTGGATGCATCCAGTTTATTTTCTGAATCTTTAAGTAGGGAGGAATTATTTATTTCTGTTATCACAGTGAGTGAATTGCTCCATGGTGTATATCGAGGAAAGACATCTGCCCAAATAAATCAAAGGTCTGCATTCGTTGAAAAAATTATAGACGCTATCAAAGCGATTGATATTGACGTGCAAGTTGCAAGAACCCATGCACGACTTTCATCAGAGTTAATTCAATCCGGGACTAAAATAGGATCGGCCGATACTTGGATTGCTGCAACGTGTATTTCCCATGGTTTACAATTATGCACTCGCGATCTTAAAGCATTTAGTCAAATTGAGGGTCTCTCTCTCTATTCTATTTATTAAATTAAAATCGTCAAACGTCTATCTCGTGTATTTCGGGTTGAATTTTTCAGGTTAAATTCACCATCAATTTTTAAAAGAATCGAGGAAACTGTGAAACATTTAATTTTGATTTCCACCTTATTATTGAGTGCCTGTATGCAAAATTCAACACCACCAGACGTTACCAAAAAACACCATAAAATGACCGAACACGGCCACACCCGAGTAGATGATTATTACTGGATGCGCCTCACAGATGAACAGAAATCCGCTGAGAAAAAAGATAGCCACACCCAAGAAGTGGTGGACTATATCGAGGCAGAAAATGACTATACCGAAAGTCGTTTGAAGCATACCAAAAAATTTCAAGAAAAGCTTTTTAATGAAATTGTTGGTCGAATTAAAAAGGATGATGAATCTGTACCCTATTTTGATAATGGCTACTTCTATTATACCCGTTACGAAAAGGGAAAAGAATATGCAATTCACTGTCGCAAAAAAGGTTCTTTGGGTAGTGTCGAAGAAATTTTGTTGGATGAAAATGTTTTGGCCAAAGGTCACGATTATTTTGCTGTGGGCGGCATGGATGTGAGTCCCGATAACCAATGGATATCTTATGGCGTGGACTTAGTGAGTCGCCGGATTTACACCATCTATTTTAAGAATTTACTCACTGGCAATGTGCTGGAGCAGACCATTCCCAATGCAACCGGAAATGTAGCATGGGCCAACGATAATAAGACTGTTTTTTATACATCCAAAAATGAAGTGACTTTGCTCTCCGAAATGATTTGGCGACACAAAGTAGGAACAGATTCAGCCAAAGATGAAATGGTATATGAAGAAAAAGATGAATCATTTTATAATGGTGTTTATCGTTCTAAATCCGGGGAATTCATCATTATTTATAATAGCAGTACCCTGGTGAGTGATTACCATATTTTGTCTGCCAATAAACCGGGTGGTGATTTTCAAAATTTCTCACCCCGTGGTTCAGAACATGAATATAGCATCGATCATTACCAGGATAAATTTTTTATCATCACGAATTGGAAGGCCAAGAATAATCGTCTAATGGAGACGTCAGAAGATGCTACCGACATGGCCAATTGGAAAGAAGTGATCGCCCATCGCGGTGATGTGCACCTCCTTGGGATGGAAATATTTAAAGATCACCTAGTATTGAATGAACGAAAGGATGGTCTTCGCGGTTTGCGGGTGATTAACCAGAAATCAGGGAAAGATGAAAATATCGATTTTGGTGAGCAGACCTATACCGCTCGCATTTCTGTAAATGAGGAATTTAATACCAATATTCTACGTTATGGATATTCCTCCATGGTGACACCCAGTTCCACTTATGATTATAATATGGATACAGGTGAATTAACCTTAATGAAACAGCAAGAAGTTGTAGGTGGTTATGATCAAGCGTTATATAATTCAGAACGGCATTATGCGTTAGGACGTGATGGTCAACCAATTCCAATCTCTCTAGTTTATAAAACAGATCTAAAAAATGATCCAACCTTGACTCAACAGGGTGTTCCAAGTAATCCACAAAACGTATTGCTGTATGCCTATGGTTCTTATGGTGCTACCATGGATCCCTATTTTAGTTCGACTCGATTAAGTTTATTGGATCGAGGATTTATTTTTGCAATTGCCCATGTACGGGGTAGTCAGATTTATGGGCGAAAATCCTATGATGATGGAAAAATGCTGAATAAGAAAAATACATTTACTGATTTTATAGATGTGGGTAAATATTTGATTAAAGAAGGATTGGCCGATTCCGATCATCTATTTGCTGAAGGTGGTAGTGCGGGAGGACTCTTGATCGGTGCCGTGGTGAACATGGCTCCGGAATTATGGAAAGGTGCCATCGCGGCAGTGCCATTCGTTGATGTGGTAACCACCATGCTGGATGCATCCATTCCATTGACTTCCAACGAATGGGATGAATGGGGCAATCCTGCCGAAAAGAAATATTATGATTATATGCTTTCTTACTCGCCCTACGATCAATTAAAAGATCAAACTTATCCAAATATGCTGGTAACCTCCGGATTCTTTGATTCTCAAGTTCAATACTGGGAGCCACTAAAATATGTGGCGAAACTTCGGGACCATTGGAAAGGTGACAATGATCTTTATCTTCACATGAATATGGATGCGGGCCACGGTGGTAAATCTGGGCGATTTCGTCGGTATCGAGAAGTGGCGTTGGAATATGCCTTTATGTTTGATTTGGCCGGGGTGAAGGAATAGATTTTTGGTTTGGGATTAAATCCTCACAAATCGTTAATCTGCTTCCACCCTCCTAAAGGACGGTGTATTGAAAAAAAACACACTCGAGTTTTAACCCATTAAAACTTTCCATTATTTATTGGGGGAGAAATCGTTTTTTTAAGAATTCAGCCAATTTGGTTATAACTAAATTTTGGTGTAATATTACCTGCTATGAGATTTAAAACCATCCTCATTGGACTCACATTGGTTTCATCCCTTGCACTGCAGGGATGTTATACCCAGTTGGCCATGTTCTATCCCGATCCGGAAGTTGAACAAGATGAAGATGGACAATTTTATGAAACCTATTCCCGGGCGCCTCGCCGTCCCAACTTAGGTATTTATGCTCAGGATGGGGGCAATGGAAATTCCTTAGCTTATTCCACGATGCAAAATCGGTTTAATCCTTTTTTCGGATATTCGAATTATAATAATGGCTATGGCAATTATTATGGCGGTGGCTATGGTAATGATTATGGCTATGGGTACAATCCCTATGGTTACAATTATAACCTGGGCGGTTATACCCTTTTTATTCCCGTCACAGATTCAAAAGAATTGCGGGCATTCAACAAAGAGCGTTCTCGCCAACATCAAACCAATTTGAAAACAACCCGCACCAGTTCATCTTCTGCCTGGCAGAGTTCAAGCTCGTCGCGTAACAGTTCATCCATATCATCTACACGTTCATCCGGAAGTAGTTCTTCTGGCAGTTCATCAAGCAGTTCAAGTTCGTCTTCTGGTGGCCGTCGTGCCACGCGTCGCAATTAAATCAATCTAACTAAAGGGCGCTTTGATGAAAAGCACGACCCGATTAATCTTTCCTGTTTTATTTTTCTTTTCGATTCTCCAATCCCAATCTGCCGCTGAGGCAATCCACTTATTAGAAAATGAAATGGGTTTTGGCGCTCGTTCCATGGGAATGGGTGGTGGAACTACTGCATTGGGGGATGATCCATCGGGAATGTATTGGAATCCGGCGGGGTTGACAGGGATTCGAAATGGAATGTTTTACGTTGAAACCAACAATCTGAATTATAATAACAACACAACATATATAAACGAAACTTCCCAAAACCCAATCCAGAAATTTGGCCAATTCAATGGATTCGGGATTGTTTATCCAGTGCCAACTGTGCGGGGAAGTATGGTCATTGCTATAGGTTACAATCGGATTCTTAATTATGATTCATTCATGTCATTCTCCGGTTTTAGTCTGGAGGATAATACATTGGATTTCCCCATCACTGTGGATGGAAAAGAAGAATATTATCCTTTTTCAAAAAATGTTCAGCGCAGTGAACGAGCTATCAGCAGCGGCGGTATGGAACAATTGACTTTTTCTTTCGGGATTGCACTGTCGCCTACAGTATCCGGTGGCATTTCAATTTCGAGTATTACAGGTCGGGAAGATTATGAATTCAAATTTTCACAGGAAGATCTGCAAAATAGCTATGTCACATTTCCCGCTGATTTTAAGAAATACGATCTTGTTCAATCATTAATCACCAAAACAAAAGGGTGGAATATCCGTGGCGGGTTGACTGGAATCCTGAATGAATGGGTGCGATTTGGTATGGCTTTATCCCTGCCATATACGATGGAGGTGAAAGAAAATCATGGTACTGACGAAGTACTCATTTTTGATAATGGAGAATCTAGTGATGCAAATTTAAGCGGGTATTATGATTATAAGGTGAGAGTCCCCATGATATACGATGCAGGGTTTGCAATTACAATTGAGTCCTTGGCAATTTCGACTAGTTTACGGTATAAGAATTGGGGAAACACACAATTTAAACTGAATGATTTGGCTGCGGATTCCGAGGATTATGCATTACTTCAGGAGGAAAATTCTGTTTTATCATTTCAATATCGTTCTGTTATGCAATTACGTGTAGGGATAGAATATCTATGGGAATTTTCAGATTCATTTGGTATCACTCTCCGTGGAGGCGGTGGATTAATTCCTTCGCCCGATGGCGAAAGTAAAGTGGATCAAAGTTATTATACTTTTGGGGTGGGGGTTCCATTAGGGAACTCCATGATTATGGATGTAGCCTATATTAAATCCCAATGGGAAAAGAATTCCAGTGATTGGTACACACCATCCGGTGCAATCGAAGTTGTACATTCCGGGCGCTTGCTTGTGAATTTTTCTTATTTATTTTAAATCCAATTAATGATGGAATTCCATTTGGATTTCGTCCATTCTCTCGGCTAATTTTTCGGGCCTTTTTTGGCATCAATTTTTTAAGTTGGCTCGGTAGCTCAGTTGGTAGAGCAGAGGACTGAAAATCCTTGTGTCGGCGGTTCAATTCCGTCCCGAGCCACAAAACAAAATACCCCCGCAGGAAGCGGGGGTATTTTGTTTTGTGTTGGTAATGGAATCTGACTGGTAAGACCTCGGCGATTCTATTTATATACGCCGACCAATCTAGATTAAAGAGTTACTGTTATTTTTGTGGGGGTGGAACTATGTGTCCACCCGGTTTAATGTAAAAATATATTCGCCCTTTTCTTTGACGCAAAGAAAAGAGCTGGAAAAGAAACAGCCGCTGTGAAAATATTCAATGGATCTCTGATTTTTCAGGAATGAATTGAAACTCGTCCCGCAATATTTTATTCGGAACTCAAACACCAATTCATTCTAATCTTCAAAATTCATCAATCCTGATTATTGAATATTCTCAAGGCGGCAAATCTCGCCAATTAAAAATATCGTTCCGCCGAAGGAACGTAGGCTGAGTGTCCAAAATCAACATTTATATTTTATCTAAAAATCTCATCATTGATAAAGTATTTATATGCATGCAAAATATATATTGTTAACAATAATGATAATAATGTATATTTATCCCATGCTAAAGAAAACAACCATAAAAGACCAAAATAATTGGATAACAATGGATAATGTGGTGCGGGAAAGGTTCATCTCATCTCCATCGGCCCGGGTTTACTTGGCGCGACAAACCAAATCGGGCCATCTTGTTCGGTTAAAGAATAATCTTTATATCACCAGCGGGGAGTGGGATGGCGCCACGTGGAATGACCAGTTGCGAATGGCCAACCGCATTCAAGTGCCATCTTATATTTCACTGTTAACCGCTTTGGCTTATTATGATGTTTCATCCCAAATACCGGCCCAGCGGATTGAATCTATCGCCCGAACTCGAACCTATACCAAAACAATCCAGACTGTGGAATTTGCCTTTATTAAAATAAACCGTGCCTATTACAATGGTTTCATACGTAAAGAAGGTATTTTTTTTGCAACGCCTGAAAAAGCATTGGCCGACGCCATTTATCTCTGCTCATTAGGGAAATATGCCTTGGATCTCTATGCCTTGGATTTGAATAAAATAAATACTGAATTACTGGAATCAGCACTGTCATCATTTCCTAAAAAAACACAAAACTGGTGGAGAAAACATGAATTTATTTGAGCAGCATGAACAATTTGAAATGTCAGTTTTAGATGAATTACAAAGTGCCAGAATTCTTGAAAAACTTGTTTTTGGTGGTGGCACAATGCTGCGGCTATGCCATGAACTTAATCGCTATTCGGTGGATCTTGATTTTTACTTGAAAAAGGAATCGGACCAAAAAACGATTGGAGAAAAAATAAAAACACATTTGGGGGAATCCTTGGAGATTCGGGATTATGCAAATAAGAGAAATACAATTTTAGTGGAAGTTTCATCGCTACAGTACCCACGAAAACTGAAGATCGAGATCAATACCAATAACCGCTATACAGATGTGGTCCAATCGATTGCTTGGTCGTCCCACGCCAATATCCAAGTATTGGTCACAGCCATTACGCTACCCAAAATGATGGACCTGAAGATTAATGCGCTGTTGGACCGAAAAGAGATTCGGGATGCCTTTGATATTGAATTTCTCATTCGCAGGGGAATCAGCTTGAAGCTATCTCAAAAAAAGATCAGCGAAATAAAAAAGGTATTGGATGGATTCAAACCAATGGATTTTAAAGTTAAACTGGGATCCATCTTAACAGGGGAATACCGGGACTATTATAATGAAAGTGGGTTTGCATTTCTTTTGGGCCATTTGAATAGTATGGAAAATCAGCAAAGGTGAGTGGGGATTCTATTCTACCTGTTCCGATAGACGCGCCTAACCGGCTTTATAAAAGGGCGTCCCGTTCAAAATTCTTTTATGTGAGCATCTAAAAAATAGCTTGAATAATATGGTGTATAAAATATACATTATAATAAGAATTGACATAAAATTATGAACCGAACACAAATATATATTACACCTGAAGAAGAATCGACCTTAAAGAAACTTTCTAAACAAACTGGCAAATCCAAAAGTGAACTGATTCGTAGCGCAATCGACCAATATCTAGAAGTGGAATGTGAAAGCAACTGGAAGAATAAGATCATTGATAGTGCGGGCATTTGGAAAGGCAGAAAAGATCTCCCCGATTTTGAGGAGATTAGACGCAGTTTGGATCGAGAATGAGTGCTTGCCTGCTTGATACTAATATACTCATTGATTTTTTGAGAGGTAGAGAAAAGGCCATCATTTTCATTAAGAGGATGAAAATACAACCGGTTATTTCTGCTTTGACGGTGGCAGAATTATTTGCCGGAGTGAAGGGTAAAAGGGAGTCAATAGCTGTCCATAATTTAATTGATGCTTGTGAGGTGATTCCCGTGAATGAAGAGATTGCCGAAGAGGGGGGGAATATTAAAAACAGATTTCAAAAAAGCCACCAGATTGGTTTAGCGGATGCATTGATCGCCGCTACAGCAAATATATTAAAATTAGAATTGGTAACGTTGAACCAAAAACATTTCCCCATGATCAAAAAATTGGTTAAACCTTATTAGGATAAAAAAGGATTTAAAATGACTGTGCGCCTTGCAAATCTTAACACGATGGAAAAAGAGTGGATGAAAGGTGAATAAGGTGGTTTTTATTTAGGTTGTATACAAATATATACGGATATCAAGGAAAACTAGAAAATTCATCAATCCTAGTTATTGAATATTCTCAAGGCGACATCTCCATTATATAGTGCACTGTCCCGGCAAGACAACTTATCTTTTTATTTACTTTAGATTTTTATAAAACTTTTAACCCACAATCGGTTAAATAATTGTAATTACTATTATAATATTCCGGAATTCTCGTGTAATCGTTTGGGTCGCCTTCAGGAATCCAAAATACCATTCCTTCCCGTGCTCGGGTCATTAAGACACGGTATTTATTTAAGATAAATTGTTTTTTGTCTGAAGAATGAACATTTTGCCATTTTGTCCCAACGAATCTGTGAAAAGCCCATTCTTGTCCTTTACGGCGTAAATCTGCGCCCCAGCACATTAGTATCCAATCTAGTTCCAAACCTTGAATTCCGAATTCTGTCACAGGGAGTTCTAAGTAAGAACTTGATCTGATATCGTATTTGGAGTTTAAAAACCATTTTGGGACATCAATATCAAGGGTAACATCTAACCCATAGGGGCGCAATCTTCTTGCACCTGAACTTGCAATGATACCACATTTTCGAAGACCACGTGTATTGTCTTTTAAAAATGATTTTGCCTGCGAAAAAGACCTTGTTATAAAAATTGGATATTCTGATAAGTATTTTAAAGAAATATATTTTGCTTCATCAGAATTCCCTTTAAGAGTAGCCTCAACCCAATCTGCAATTTTTTCAGATCTGAAAGATCTAATATCTATGTTTAAGTGTAATTCGTCTACCTTTTTTACATTAATGTTTTTTGGTATTTCCGACTCGAATAAATTATAATCTCCCTCTTTTAGCATTTGAGGAGAAATAAATATATCCCAGTGATTAAAGGATTCTAATAATGTACGTCCCCATTCTGGCAATCCTCCTTCTCCATCATTTATTTCTTGACCATTACCAATTAACCCGACAAATACTGACCAATCTTTTTGTCTATCCATAATTTGTAATAGTAATTCTGGTTCGGAAATATCTCGTTTAAATTTTCTATATGATTGTTTTTTATTCCATGCTCTTTGAGCTTCATCAAAAATAACAATTTTATCAGGAGGTTTTTTATTGTTGTTATAGTAAGTGTCTAAAAATAAATGAATATTATGTACAAAAGTTTGAACTTCTCTTCTTGATTCTTTTAGCGGAGATTTTGTTCGTTTATGATGATCTCTTGCCAATGCTTCTTGAAGTACTTTCACTAATGGACCATTGCCGGAGAGAAATACACCCAATTCATTATTACTTTGGTTATTATGGACAACATTTAATCCTGCTAATGTTTTTCCGGCACCTGGAATTCCCGTTATGAAACATATCACTTTTTTGTTATTCTCAATAGCATAGTCTATTGCATTTGTTACTGCATCAAAAGTGTCAGATAAATTTTTGATGTTGGCGTGTGATCGAGAAATCTCCCTAACATTTTGCCCCGCATATAATACCTGAGCAGCTTCAATAATAGTTGGA
Encoded proteins:
- a CDS encoding nucleotidyl transferase AbiEii/AbiGii toxin family protein, coding for MNLFEQHEQFEMSVLDELQSARILEKLVFGGGTMLRLCHELNRYSVDLDFYLKKESDQKTIGEKIKTHLGESLEIRDYANKRNTILVEVSSLQYPRKLKIEINTNNRYTDVVQSIAWSSHANIQVLVTAITLPKMMDLKINALLDRKEIRDAFDIEFLIRRGISLKLSQKKISEIKKVLDGFKPMDFKVKLGSILTGEYRDYYNESGFAFLLGHLNSMENQQR
- a CDS encoding DUF2075 domain-containing protein, with product MPGFYKDNFSDFTKRNSKQIVGELTIGAQKAGFYSQLQSQTDVWQEQINILKSICTELITIDKSLEDSGIIFEFPIPRRGKRIDIVLIIKGLILPIEFKYKYDKPEKADIDQIEDYALDLRDFHKGSKSKNILPILLTMEDNSEFRIFQFNKKELVQKVCIANSKNCSNVILTILNKIKSNKSINFLKWDNALYNPTPTIIEAAQVLYAGQNVREISRSHANIKNLSDTFDAVTNAIDYAIENNKKVICFITGIPGAGKTLAGLNVVHNNQSNNELGVFLSGNGPLVKVLQEALARDHHKRTKSPLKESRREVQTFVHNIHLFLDTYYNNNKKPPDKIVIFDEAQRAWNKKQSYRKFKRDISEPELLLQIMDRQKDWSVFVGLIGNGQEINDGEGGLPEWGRTLLESFNHWDIFISPQMLKEGDYNLFESEIPKNINVKKVDELHLNIDIRSFRSEKIADWVEATLKGNSDEAKYISLKYLSEYPIFITRSFSQAKSFLKDNTRGLRKCGIIASSGARRLRPYGLDVTLDIDVPKWFLNSKYDIRSSSYLELPVTEFGIQGLELDWILMCWGADLRRKGQEWAFHRFVGTKWQNVHSSDKKQFILNKYRVLMTRAREGMVFWIPEGDPNDYTRIPEYYNSNYNYLTDCGLKVL
- a CDS encoding PIN domain-containing protein, whose protein sequence is MGILIDSNIIIDCERNKLDASSLFSESLSREELFISVITVSELLHGVYRGKTSAQINQRSAFVEKIIDAIKAIDIDVQVARTHARLSSELIQSGTKIGSADTWIAATCISHGLQLCTRDLKAFSQIEGLSLYSIY
- a CDS encoding S9 family peptidase gives rise to the protein MQNSTPPDVTKKHHKMTEHGHTRVDDYYWMRLTDEQKSAEKKDSHTQEVVDYIEAENDYTESRLKHTKKFQEKLFNEIVGRIKKDDESVPYFDNGYFYYTRYEKGKEYAIHCRKKGSLGSVEEILLDENVLAKGHDYFAVGGMDVSPDNQWISYGVDLVSRRIYTIYFKNLLTGNVLEQTIPNATGNVAWANDNKTVFYTSKNEVTLLSEMIWRHKVGTDSAKDEMVYEEKDESFYNGVYRSKSGEFIIIYNSSTLVSDYHILSANKPGGDFQNFSPRGSEHEYSIDHYQDKFFIITNWKAKNNRLMETSEDATDMANWKEVIAHRGDVHLLGMEIFKDHLVLNERKDGLRGLRVINQKSGKDENIDFGEQTYTARISVNEEFNTNILRYGYSSMVTPSSTYDYNMDTGELTLMKQQEVVGGYDQALYNSERHYALGRDGQPIPISLVYKTDLKNDPTLTQQGVPSNPQNVLLYAYGSYGATMDPYFSSTRLSLLDRGFIFAIAHVRGSQIYGRKSYDDGKMLNKKNTFTDFIDVGKYLIKEGLADSDHLFAEGGSAGGLLIGAVVNMAPELWKGAIAAVPFVDVVTTMLDASIPLTSNEWDEWGNPAEKKYYDYMLSYSPYDQLKDQTYPNMLVTSGFFDSQVQYWEPLKYVAKLRDHWKGDNDLYLHMNMDAGHGGKSGRFRRYREVALEYAFMFDLAGVKE
- a CDS encoding CopG family transcriptional regulator, whose translation is MNRTQIYITPEEESTLKKLSKQTGKSKSELIRSAIDQYLEVECESNWKNKIIDSAGIWKGRKDLPDFEEIRRSLDRE
- a CDS encoding type II toxin-antitoxin system VapC family toxin, with the translated sequence MRGREKAIIFIKRMKIQPVISALTVAELFAGVKGKRESIAVHNLIDACEVIPVNEEIAEEGGNIKNRFQKSHQIGLADALIAATANILKLELVTLNQKHFPMIKKLVKPY